ACATTGATGCAGATTGCCCGGGGTGCCCGGGCGAGAACCAGTTGCAGAGTTTCTTGCTGCGCCGGAGACTCCAACGAGTCAACCATGACAAGGACGGTTCCTTGCATCGTGTCCCCTGTACCGGAAGGTGTTTGGCCCAAGGCAGTGTCCAGTTCCGCTGTGGAGAGCCCTGCCACGCTGATGGCAGTCACCGCATAATCACTCAAGGCTGTTGCCATGAAATTCGCGGTGGGACCTGCGGCCATATTGTGCCCGGTGCGCGCATCCAACAGCGTCACCGCACCGGAGCCTGCCAGTGCTGGTGTACCTGGCGAGTCAACACGGCAGGCGCGGGCAGCAACGGAAACCCAATCGACGTCGTCGTCCGCTTCAAGGGAAACCTCCGCGGCAGACCACTGCGCCAGCCCCTGCACACGGGCAGCAGCCCGGCGCAAGGTTTCCACAGGCAACCGCCCGGAGGAAGCCGCAGCAAACAGGGCGTCGTAAACCTCGGTGTAGCAGGACTCGTCATCACGGCCTGTGGTGTAGGCGTTCATCGGGTTGCCCACACACAACAGGTCGTTGCCCGCCAGCAATGCCAGCACGCCACCCTCCCCGGGGCCAACGGTTGCTCGAACGGCGGCCATGTCCAACGCATCAGTAATCAGCACCCCCTCAAAGCCCATCGTGCGCAGCAGTGCGCTCGCCGCCGGGTTCAGGGTGGCCGGGGCCTCACCCAGCTCGGGGATGATGATGTGTGCGCTCATCATCGCAGCAACCCCGGCATCCGTGGCGGCCTTGAACGGGGGCAGATGGGATGCCGTCATCTGGGCCAAGGTCAGCTCAACGCGGGCCGTGTCCATGTGTGAATCAGCCACAGTGTCACCATGCCCGGGGAAGTGCTTGGCGCAGGCGGCAACGCGCAGACTTTGAATGCCAGAGACGGCAGCCGCAGTATGGACGCCCACCAATGCAGTATCCGAACCAAACGCGCGCACACCAATGACGGGATTGCGCGGGTTGGTATTGACATCAGCCACCGGGGCGATCGCCAAGTTGATGCCGGCATTGCGGCACAGCCGGGCGATTGCGCGCCCCGCAGCTTCCGTCAGGGCCGGCTCATTTACCGCACCCAGCACTGCCGCGCCCGGAATGGCCGAGCCGTCACGGGACTGTAAACGGGTGACGTTTCCGCCCTCTTCGTCAACACCGATCACAGCTTGCGGGTTGGCGGCCCGGATAGAAGCAGAGAGAGCTGCCACCTGTCCAGGGGCGTCGGGATCAATATTTTGGCTGAAATATACGACGCCGGCCAGCCCGTTTTCAAGAGCAGTCACCAACCAGCCTGGTGCAGTGGTGCCAACAAAACCGGGGAGAATCACCGAGTTAATCAGGCGGAACAAATCTGCTGGGAGGTCAGCGGATGCAGAGTCTATGGAGGACGGCGTGTGGTTGAGCTCACGTGAAGTCATACCGCAAATCCTACCGGCGCCGAAGTGGCCTAAACTTTATGTGTCGCCATCATCAATGAACCTCTGGAGATTACCTGTGACCAGCGTTGTGCATAACCGTGTTCCTATCCGCCGGGCATTGATCTCGGTCTACGACAAAACCGGGCTTGAGGAACTAGCCGCCGGCCTCCACGCTGCCGGAGTTGCGATTGTTTCCACCGGTTCAACGGCAGCCAAGATTGCTGCCGCCGGAATTCCCGTGACCGAAGTATCCGAAGTGACAGGCTTCCCCGAAGCCTTGGACGGCCGGGTCAAAACCCTGCACCCGTTGGTTCACGCCGGAATCCTCGCCGACCGCCGCCTCCCGGATCACGTCCGTCAGCTTGAAGACATGAACGTTCAGCCGTTCGACCTTGTTGTGGTTAACCTGTACCCGTTTGTTGACACAGTAAAATCAGGGGCCGGGCAGGACGCAGTTGTAGAACAGATCGACATTGGCGGTCCCTCCATGGTCCGCGCCGCAGCCAAGAACCACCCCTCAGTAGCCGTTGTTGTTGACCCCACCAAATACGGCGAAGTACTGTCAGCGGCCCAGTCCGGCGGCTTTGAACTCATTGCCCGGCAGCGCCTGGCCGCCGCAGCATTCGCGCACACGGCCGCCTATGACAACGCCGTAGCCGCCTGGACCTCAGCCCAGTTCCTGGACGAAGACGGCGACGGCATCATCGACTGGCCCTCCTACGCCGGCTACTCCCTTGAACGCTCCGAAG
This genomic window from Arthrobacter sp. TMP15 contains:
- the murQ gene encoding N-acetylmuramic acid 6-phosphate etherase — its product is MTSRELNHTPSSIDSASADLPADLFRLINSVILPGFVGTTAPGWLVTALENGLAGVVYFSQNIDPDAPGQVAALSASIRAANPQAVIGVDEEGGNVTRLQSRDGSAIPGAAVLGAVNEPALTEAAGRAIARLCRNAGINLAIAPVADVNTNPRNPVIGVRAFGSDTALVGVHTAAAVSGIQSLRVAACAKHFPGHGDTVADSHMDTARVELTLAQMTASHLPPFKAATDAGVAAMMSAHIIIPELGEAPATLNPAASALLRTMGFEGVLITDALDMAAVRATVGPGEGGVLALLAGNDLLCVGNPMNAYTTGRDDESCYTEVYDALFAAASSGRLPVETLRRAAARVQGLAQWSAAEVSLEADDDVDWVSVAARACRVDSPGTPALAGSGAVTLLDARTGHNMAAGPTANFMATALSDYAVTAISVAGLSTAELDTALGQTPSGTGDTMQGTVLVMVDSLESPAQQETLQLVLARAPRAICINVGLTTSEPTSFMTIHTYGFSRVSALGVVSILESLSSVTSSRSLSPSPTLSPSTRTHEKSIHSETVRSEIGTLTTEASNPRYPDLATLSTAELVAGMNSEDALVPKAIEKQLPVLATIIDEVAARMGRGGRLIYVGAGTPGRMGILDASECPPTFGTDPELVVGIIAGGQAAVKQAVENAEDSAEAGTADMAALQLGPHDSVVGIAASGRTPYVIAAIEAARTQGCYTVGFACNNNSPLGAAAQSALEIEVGPEFLTGSTRLKSGTCQKMVLNMISTITMVRLGKTYKNVMVDLRATNAKLHARSERTLMQVTGCDAEAATAALAATNGHVKAAILSIMTGFSAAQAVTLLAQKDGFLPAAIDAGRH